Proteins encoded within one genomic window of Empedobacter falsenii:
- the proS gene encoding proline--tRNA ligase: MAKLTTRAEDYSKWYNELVVKANLAENSKVRGCMVIKPYGYAIWEKLQAELDKRFKETGHQNAYFPLFVPKSLFEAEEKNAEGFAKECAVVTHYRLKNDPDNKGKLIVDPEAKLEEELIVRPTSEAIIWSTYKGWIQSYRDLPILINQWANVVRWEMRTRLFLRTAEFLWQEGHTAHETKDEAIAEAQQMQEVYADVVENFMAIPVVKGRKSDSERFAGADDTYTIEALMQDGKALQAGTSHFLGQNFAKAFDVKFASKEGKQEYVWATSWGVSTRLMGALIMTHSDDLGLVLPPKLAPIQIVVVPIYKTEEQLEEIRQVVDKFSSELKAKGISIKFDDDDKTKPGWKFAEYELKGVPVRIAIGPKDLEKGHVEVARRDTLEKQFIALDNVSTEVEKLLEDIQTNLFQKASDFRDTHTTEATTFEEFKDIIENKGGFVSALWDGTEETEEAVKNATKATIRCIPQAFETPTEGVDVFSGKPAKYRVLYAKAY, translated from the coding sequence ATGGCAAAATTAACAACTCGTGCTGAGGATTATTCTAAGTGGTACAATGAGCTTGTTGTAAAAGCAAATTTAGCTGAAAATTCCAAGGTTAGAGGGTGTATGGTGATCAAACCATATGGCTATGCTATTTGGGAAAAACTACAAGCAGAATTAGACAAAAGATTTAAAGAAACAGGTCATCAAAATGCTTATTTCCCCTTATTTGTTCCTAAAAGTTTATTCGAAGCTGAAGAAAAAAACGCAGAAGGTTTTGCAAAAGAATGTGCAGTTGTAACACATTATCGATTGAAAAATGATCCTGATAATAAAGGAAAATTAATTGTAGATCCAGAAGCAAAATTAGAAGAAGAATTAATAGTTCGTCCAACTTCAGAAGCAATTATTTGGAGTACATACAAAGGTTGGATTCAGTCGTACCGCGATTTACCAATTTTGATTAATCAATGGGCAAATGTTGTGCGTTGGGAAATGCGTACGCGTTTGTTTTTGAGAACTGCCGAATTTTTATGGCAAGAAGGACACACAGCACACGAAACAAAAGATGAAGCAATTGCAGAAGCGCAACAAATGCAAGAAGTGTATGCGGATGTTGTAGAGAATTTTATGGCAATTCCAGTTGTAAAAGGAAGAAAGTCAGATTCTGAGCGTTTTGCGGGTGCAGATGACACGTACACAATTGAAGCGTTGATGCAAGATGGAAAAGCTTTACAAGCGGGAACTTCTCACTTTTTAGGGCAAAACTTTGCGAAAGCTTTTGATGTAAAATTTGCTAGTAAAGAAGGAAAACAAGAATATGTTTGGGCAACTTCTTGGGGAGTTTCTACTCGTTTGATGGGGGCATTAATTATGACGCATTCTGATGATTTAGGATTAGTTTTACCTCCAAAATTGGCACCAATTCAGATTGTTGTTGTTCCAATTTATAAAACAGAAGAACAATTAGAAGAAATTCGTCAAGTAGTGGATAAATTTTCATCAGAATTGAAAGCGAAAGGAATTTCGATCAAATTTGATGATGATGATAAAACGAAACCAGGTTGGAAATTTGCTGAATACGAATTGAAAGGTGTTCCTGTACGAATTGCAATTGGACCAAAAGATTTAGAAAAAGGTCATGTTGAGGTTGCTCGTCGTGATACATTAGAAAAACAATTTATTGCGTTGGATAATGTGTCAACTGAAGTAGAGAAATTATTAGAAGATATTCAAACTAATTTATTCCAAAAAGCGTCAGATTTTAGAGATACTCATACAACAGAAGCAACAACTTTTGAAGAGTTCAAAGATATTATCGAAAATAAAGGTGGTTTTGTTTCAGCTTTATGGGACGGAACAGAAGAAACAGAAGAAGCGGTAAAAAATGCGACGAAAGCAACAATTCGTTGTATTCCTCAAGCTTTTGAAACGCCTACAGAAGGAGTTGATGTTTTCTCTGGAAAACCTGCAAAATACAGAGTTTTATATGCGAAAGCATATTAA
- a CDS encoding OmpP1/FadL family transporter, giving the protein MKKILLSLCTLAGTLAFAQQNKGYETQYSTNAINLYSQDINSGNAKYIGVGGAVGALGSDITSVEQNPAGLGVAINSDVQVTAGVSTFSNKTNFGTNIKESESNFDFQQFGGTFVFANEASKWNRFTVGVAYLNQRLDNYSSIGTNEGIKFDNPNGTFNGYIKDIDGYKSKFSVNLGTSYDDKVYLGFGLNFHETNYSGYEQYAERDDDNGKTYVYNADGAPYSEIGQGFSFSLGAIYKVNHNVRLGAAYHSPVWYNVSEDYYAANFINNGTAVDSYYMYSSDYDMTRGGRLVGSLGFVVGKNLSLGADYTYHMNNDTKLKPSQYFNSSNNFINDFVKNSSEVRVGAEYRVDRFKVRAGYNYVTSPYKDFTMDIANENNVVTNAAVLSKAFQGDINRASFGLGYDFGGFYIDAAYQYQTQKYQQLIGGTDYINTNNEFVSLPNTYAPKVKLNNNLFLLTLGWQF; this is encoded by the coding sequence ATGAAAAAAATATTATTAAGCCTTTGTACCTTAGCTGGTACATTGGCTTTTGCACAACAAAACAAAGGGTACGAAACTCAGTATTCTACAAATGCTATAAATTTATATTCGCAAGATATTAACAGCGGAAATGCTAAATATATTGGTGTTGGTGGGGCTGTTGGTGCATTAGGAAGTGACATTACTTCTGTCGAGCAAAATCCTGCTGGATTAGGAGTAGCAATTAACTCTGACGTACAAGTAACAGCTGGTGTTTCTACTTTTAGTAACAAAACTAATTTCGGAACAAATATCAAAGAATCTGAAAGTAATTTTGATTTCCAACAATTTGGAGGAACATTTGTTTTTGCAAATGAAGCTTCAAAATGGAATCGTTTCACAGTTGGTGTCGCTTATCTTAATCAGCGTTTAGACAATTATTCATCAATTGGAACAAATGAAGGAATTAAATTTGATAATCCAAATGGAACTTTCAATGGTTACATTAAAGATATAGATGGATACAAATCTAAATTCTCTGTTAATTTAGGAACTAGCTATGACGACAAAGTCTACTTAGGATTTGGATTAAACTTCCACGAAACTAACTATTCGGGATACGAACAATATGCAGAGCGTGATGACGACAATGGAAAAACTTATGTATACAATGCAGATGGAGCTCCATATAGTGAAATTGGGCAAGGATTTTCTTTCTCTTTAGGTGCTATTTACAAAGTGAATCACAATGTACGTTTAGGAGCGGCTTATCATTCTCCTGTTTGGTACAATGTTTCGGAAGATTATTATGCAGCAAACTTCATCAATAACGGAACTGCTGTAGATTCTTATTATATGTATTCTTCTGATTACGATATGACACGTGGTGGTCGCCTTGTAGGAAGTTTAGGTTTTGTTGTTGGTAAAAATTTATCACTTGGTGCTGATTATACGTACCACATGAACAATGATACAAAATTAAAACCATCACAATATTTTAATTCTTCTAATAATTTCATCAATGATTTTGTAAAAAATTCAAGTGAAGTTAGAGTTGGTGCAGAATACCGTGTAGATCGTTTCAAAGTAAGAGCGGGTTATAATTATGTAACTTCTCCTTACAAAGATTTTACAATGGATATTGCAAACGAAAACAATGTTGTAACAAATGCAGCTGTTTTATCGAAAGCATTTCAAGGAGATATTAATCGTGCAAGTTTTGGTTTAGGATATGATTTTGGTGGATTCTATATCGATGCGGCTTATCAATATCAAACTCAAAAATATCAACAGTTGATTGGTGGAACAGATTATATTAATACTAATAATGAATTTGTTTCTTTACCTAACACTTACGCTCCAAAAGTTAAATTAAACAACAATTTATTCTTATTGACATTAGGTTGGCAATTCTAA
- a CDS encoding head GIN domain-containing protein, whose amino-acid sequence MKYIFLPILIFSSLGFASCSVDLNSKSPASNYLDRVEASSNTVTETRKVASFEGIDVSSAISVTVEDGNYNGQISVEAPDNIMNRITTEVKNGVLVMKINGTVNLKNSSIKIKFSHQKLRSFNLSGATNVTVLPTQKVEKMAVDLSGASNLKLDVVSNSISVDNSGASSMKISGNVQDLNISVSGASSFVGKELKAANVVVDCSGASSTTVWAVNNLTADSSGASSVRYVDENSLKTKVSTSGMSSIKRIN is encoded by the coding sequence ATGAAATACATTTTTCTTCCAATTTTAATATTCAGTTCGTTAGGATTTGCGAGTTGTTCGGTCGATTTAAATTCTAAATCACCAGCTTCTAATTATTTAGATCGAGTAGAAGCGAGTAGTAATACAGTTACGGAAACGCGTAAAGTTGCTTCTTTTGAAGGGATTGACGTAAGTAGTGCAATAAGTGTTACAGTTGAGGATGGTAATTATAATGGTCAAATTTCTGTTGAAGCACCAGATAATATTATGAATAGAATCACGACTGAAGTGAAGAATGGTGTTTTGGTGATGAAAATTAATGGAACAGTAAATTTGAAAAATTCTTCTATTAAAATTAAATTCTCACATCAAAAATTACGTTCATTTAATCTTTCTGGAGCAACGAATGTAACGGTTTTACCAACGCAAAAAGTAGAAAAAATGGCGGTTGATTTATCAGGAGCAAGTAATTTGAAATTAGATGTAGTTTCTAATTCTATTTCGGTTGATAATTCTGGTGCATCAAGTATGAAAATTTCTGGAAATGTACAGGATTTAAACATTTCAGTTTCGGGAGCTTCTTCATTTGTTGGAAAAGAATTGAAAGCTGCGAATGTAGTTGTTGATTGTTCAGGAGCAAGTTCTACAACAGTTTGGGCTGTGAATAATTTGACTGCTGATAGTTCTGGAGCGAGTTCTGTTCGTTATGTAGACGAAAATAGTTTGAAAACGAAAGTGAGCACTTCTGGAATGTCTTCTATCAAAAGAATAAACTAA
- a CDS encoding exodeoxyribonuclease III, with amino-acid sequence MKIISYNVNGIRAAMTKGLVEWLEAAQPDVLCIQETKAMQEQVDTKPFEELGYHIYWHAAEKKGYSGVAIFSKIKPNHVQIGTGIDYIDREGRVLRLDFDNVSVISLYLPSGTNIDRLDFKLQFCEDFKDYIKELKISHPNIVICGDYNICHEAIDIHDPVRNAKVSGFLPVEREWMTAFLDECNMIDSFRYFVKEPHHYSWWSYRANARNNNKGWRIDYNMVSNTLEKNMTRATILPDAKHSDHCPVLLELDV; translated from the coding sequence ATGAAAATCATCAGTTACAATGTAAATGGAATTCGCGCTGCGATGACGAAAGGTTTGGTTGAATGGTTAGAGGCTGCACAACCAGATGTTTTATGTATTCAAGAAACAAAAGCAATGCAAGAACAAGTGGACACAAAACCTTTTGAGGAATTGGGTTATCACATTTATTGGCATGCAGCAGAGAAAAAAGGATACAGCGGAGTGGCTATTTTCTCGAAAATAAAACCAAATCATGTACAAATAGGAACTGGAATAGATTATATTGACAGAGAAGGTCGCGTTTTGAGACTTGATTTTGACAATGTTTCGGTAATTAGTTTGTATTTGCCAAGTGGAACAAATATTGATCGATTAGACTTTAAATTACAATTTTGCGAAGATTTTAAAGATTATATCAAAGAACTTAAAATCTCTCATCCAAACATTGTAATTTGTGGCGATTATAACATTTGTCACGAAGCAATTGATATTCACGATCCTGTTCGTAATGCAAAAGTTTCTGGTTTTTTACCTGTCGAAAGAGAATGGATGACTGCTTTTCTTGATGAATGTAATATGATTGATTCTTTTCGTTATTTTGTAAAAGAACCTCATCATTATTCGTGGTGGTCTTACCGTGCAAATGCGCGCAATAATAACAAAGGTTGGAGAATCGATTACAATATGGTGAGTAATACATTAGAAAAAAATATGACACGTGCGACAATTTTACCAGATGCGAAGCACTCAGATCATTGTCCTGTTTTATTAGAATTAGACGTTTAA
- a CDS encoding GNAT family N-acetyltransferase: MKVICETKSLILREFFEIDAFELFQLNSDKELMKIVNEKPYKSEDEAKFFIENMEKHYQEHGFGLWGVHEKKSGRFVGWGGLRQTKYGAVINIRLKRKFQNKGYGTEVLNEIVDYAKNELKLDKIAAKANANQPETLKLLQKSKLQQSEENELIFKL, from the coding sequence ATGAAAGTTATTTGCGAAACAAAAAGTTTGATCTTACGAGAGTTTTTTGAGATTGATGCATTCGAATTATTTCAATTAAATTCTGACAAAGAATTGATGAAAATCGTCAACGAAAAACCGTATAAATCTGAAGACGAAGCGAAGTTTTTTATCGAAAATATGGAGAAACATTACCAAGAACATGGTTTTGGTCTATGGGGTGTTCACGAGAAAAAAAGCGGACGATTTGTTGGTTGGGGAGGTTTGCGTCAAACAAAATACGGCGCAGTTATCAACATTCGTTTGAAACGTAAATTTCAGAACAAAGGTTACGGAACAGAAGTTTTGAATGAAATTGTAGATTATGCAAAAAATGAATTGAAGTTAGATAAAATAGCTGCTAAAGCAAATGCAAATCAACCAGAAACATTGAAACTTTTACAAAAATCTAAACTTCAACAATCAGAAGAGAACGAATTAATTTTTAAATTATAA
- a CDS encoding DUF4136 domain-containing protein → MKKILLLSALFLTIVSCSTQNIAVDYDRDFDFETNRTYSFTQTGNLGLNGLDSARLYSSIEKGMLYRGFQKSNDGVLTLDVKPEEFVSKQQNSNVGIGMGTGSYGFGGGVSVGIPIMSQKLNQNYTISMKDEGRLVWEGTLKIQMPLKASPEVRAANIQKGVTKLLQKFPPKKK, encoded by the coding sequence ATGAAAAAAATACTTTTACTAAGTGCGTTATTTTTAACAATTGTTTCATGTAGTACGCAAAATATAGCGGTAGATTATGACCGAGATTTTGATTTTGAAACAAATAGAACATATTCTTTTACACAAACGGGAAATTTAGGTTTGAATGGTTTAGATTCTGCCAGATTATATTCGTCTATTGAAAAAGGAATGTTGTACAGAGGTTTTCAGAAATCGAATGATGGAGTTTTAACGTTAGACGTGAAGCCAGAAGAGTTTGTTTCTAAACAACAAAATTCAAATGTAGGAATTGGAATGGGAACGGGTAGTTATGGTTTTGGAGGTGGAGTTTCGGTTGGAATTCCGATTATGTCTCAAAAATTAAATCAAAATTATACGATTTCGATGAAGGATGAAGGAAGATTAGTTTGGGAAGGAACCTTGAAAATTCAAATGCCCTTGAAAGCTTCGCCAGAAGTTCGTGCAGCGAATATTCAGAAAGGTGTAACGAAATTGTTGCAAAAATTCCCACCTAAAAAGAAATAA